The Tachyglossus aculeatus isolate mTacAcu1 chromosome 4, mTacAcu1.pri, whole genome shotgun sequence genome contains a region encoding:
- the TOR2A gene encoding prosalusin: MGTPRGAGPFPLLLWLLVGLVEGARGGLWELRSLACSFRSGCDCDFRPDLHGLECDLALHLAGQPLARRLVTKAVGDFVQEPAPAKPLVLSFHGWTGTGKSYVSSLLIRYLFRDGLRSPHVHYFSPIVHFPHPDRIHLYKEDLKGWIQGNLTDCGRSLFLFDEMDKMHPGLIDVLRPFLGPSWVLFGTNYRKAIFIFISNAGGEQINQLALESWRLRKDREEIRLQDLELAISKAVLDNPQHGFWQSGIVEEQLIDLLVPFLPLQRHHVRHCVANELAQQGLEPLESTIEAVVDSITYFPEEEKLFSSNGCKTVASRIPFFM, encoded by the exons atggggaccCCCAGGGGAGCCGGTCCTTTCCCTCTGTTGCTATGGTTACTGGTTGGTCTGGTGGAGGGGGCGCGCGGAGGCCTCTGGGAGTTGCGCTCCCTCGCCTGCAGCTTCCGGTCTGGATGCGACTGCGACTTCCGGCCTGACCTCCACG gccTAGAGTGCGACCTGGCCCTGCACCTTGCTGGGCAACCCCTGGCCCGGCGGCTGGTCACCAAGGCGGTCGGGGACTTCGTGCAGGAGCCGGCGCCCGCCAAGCCCCTGGTGCTGTCCTTCCACGGCTGGACTGGCACGGGAAAATCCTACGTCAGCTCCCTGCTGATCCGCTACCTCTTCCGGGATGGACTGCGCAGCCCCCACGTCCACTACTTCTCCCCCATCGTCCACTTTCCCCACCCCGACCGCATCCACCTCTACAAG GAGGACCTGAAGGGCTGGATCCAGGGGAACCTCACGGACTGCGGCCGCTCCCTGTTCCTCTTTGACGAGATGGACAAGATGCACCCGGGGCTAATAGACGTCCTGCGCCCTTTCTTGGGTCCCTCCTGGGTGCTCTTCGGCACCAATTACCGCAAGgccatcttcatcttcatcag CAATGCCGGAGGGGAACAGATCAACCAACTGGCCCTGGAGTCCTGGCGCCTCCGGAAGGACCGGGAGGAGATCCGCCTGCAGGACCTGGAGCTGGCCATCTCCAAGGCCGTCCTGGACAACCCTCAGC atggCTTCTGGCAGTCGGGAATCGTGGAGGAGCAGCTCATCGACCTGCTggtgcccttcctccccctccagcgTCACCACGTGCGGCACTGTGTGGCCAACGAGCTGGCCCAGCAGGGCTTGGAGCCCCTGGAGTCTACGATCGAGGCCGTCGTAGACAGCATCACCTACTTCCCCGAGGAAGAAAAACTCTTCTCCTCCAACGGCTGCAAAACCGTGGCCTCCCGCATTCCCTTCTTCATGTGA
- the TTC16 gene encoding tetratricopeptide repeat protein 16: MEAGGPPRENRPPVPGLPVFPPLPITLHASHRAQPPGPPAPRGKKFSGDIVLSKIIDHYKQGRGHLAREEWESAVLSFSKAINFKPLPRAEAYIQLCDFGSATQNLRKAWALGSRQPENRLRLAFVFYLQGQCLYEQESYLEALELFTQAAEIKPHNLPYLMRSITCLTHLNHHKDCLTLVSKELQANTRNPDLYILRACFYNRFAQVKPCYQDIYKALALEHQHPEAHSLLKILVGQAQRAREDAVRLALKGRLRDSLLRIHWAIENSPMDPGHFLFRGTLYRRLKDFQAAIRDFHTALDLIQKREGKDCEVLGQTRRQLLLSYNDFAVHCYSKGFYQEAILLLNKALKGETTEKGLYLNRGDCFFQLGELNFALADYQRALELSPADQGAHVRMGMLQNRMGLQEHQMRQYGKAEVHFSSAIEHSPERAGYYLHRAKTRLMLRDIAGARQDMAIVMLLDPNLPQVLPLMTNLFPGQSVEQVLSSKAADLAQVILERVTQRRVYPGLTTSMLRKPWPQETEFWLAKQLRAAEQLRAARQLRGAGQRPGKGAQAAKRPGRSRRNNLDPPVLPRGSQPLSATELARGQRHQTWTPGPQRHGPQWGTVRLRETGLQPPSAHTHYPQKAQKASDRKGLHVRLVSPAGADTEEAPTDSTPSEKEGSPRVQRHGGRPPECPIPTEPSRNPTSPHPQVGAHRGSGSGPLFIFWQR; encoded by the exons ATGGAGGCAGGGGGTCCTCCCCGGGAGAACCGCCCCCCGGTCCCGGGCCTGCccgtcttccctccccttcccatcaccctgcaTGCCAGCCACCGGGCCCAGCCTCccgggcccccagcccccagggggAAGAAATTCTCGGGAGACATCGTGCTGAGCAAGATCATCGACCA CTATAAGCAGGGGCGGGGTCACCTGGCCCGCGAGGAGTGGGAGAGCGCCGTGCTGAGTTTCTCCAAAGCGATCAACTTCAAGCCCCTGCCG CGGGCCGAAGCTTACATCCAACTGTGCGACTTCGGCTCGGCCACCCAGAACCTGCGCAAGGCCTGGGCCCTGGGCTCTCGCCAGCCGGAGAATCGGCTGCGGCTCGCCTTCGTCTTCTACCTGCAG GGCCAGTGTCTCTATGAGCAGGAGTcctacctggaggccctggagCTTTTCACCCAGGCCGCGGAGATAAAGCCTCACAATCTCCCTTACCTCATGCGCAG CATCACCTGCCTGACCCACCTGAACCACCACAAGGACTGTCTCACCCTGGTCAGTAAGGAGCTGCAGGCCAACACCCGCAACCCGGACCTCTACATTCTCCGCGCCTGCTTCTACAACCGCTTTGCCCAG GTGAAACCGTGTTACCAGGACATCTACAAGGCCCTAGCCCTAGAGCACCAGCACCCGGAAGCCCACAGCCTGCTGAAGATACTGGTTGGGCAGGCTCAGAGGGCCCGGGAGGACGCGGTCAGGCTGGCCTTGAAGGGCCGCCTGCGGGATTCGCTGCTGCGGATCCACTGGGCCATCGAGAACAGCCCGATGGACCCCGGGCACTTTTTGTTCAG AGGCACCTTGTACCGGCGGCTCAAGGACTTCCAGGCGGCCATCCGTGACTTCCACACGGCCCTGGATCTGATCCAGAAGCGGGAAGGCAAGGACTGCGAGGTTCTGGGCCAGACGCGACGGCAGCTGCTCCTCTCCTACAACGACTTCGCCGTCCACTGCTACAGCAAGGGCTTCTACCaggaggccatcctgcttctgaaCAAGGCCCTCAAGGGAGAGACGACTGAGAAGGGGCTCTACCTCAACCGGGGAG ATTGTTTCTTCCAGCTTGGGGAGCTGAATTTTGCCCTCGCTGACTACCAGCGGGCTCTGGAGCTGAGCCCGGCGGACCAGGGCGCCCATGTCCGCATGGGGATGTTGCAGAACAGAATGGGCCTCCAGGAACATCAGATGAG gcaGTACGGCAAGGCCGAGGTCCACTTCTCCTCAGCCATCGAACACAGCCCCGAGCGGGCCGGCTACTATCTCCACCGAGCCAAGACCCGCCTGATGCTGCGGGACATCGCCGGGGCCCGCCAGGACATGGCCATCGTCATGCTGCTCGACCCCAACCTCCCGCAG GTGTTGCCTCTCATGACAAACCTCTTCCCGGGCCAGTCCGTGGAGCAGGTGCTGAGTAGCAAGGCGGCAGATTTGGCCCAAGTCATCCTGGAACGCGTCACTCAGCGCCGCGTGTATCCCGGGCTCACCACCAGCATGCTCAG GAAGCCGTGGCCCCAGGAAACGGAGTTCTGGCTTGCCAAACAGCTGAGAGCAGCAGAGCAGCTGAGAGCAgcgaggcagctgagaggagcgGGGCAGCGCCCAGGCAAGGGGGCACAGGCGGCAAAGCGGCCGGGCCGGAGCAGGAGGAATAACCTGGATCCCCCCGTCTTGCCCCGAGGGAGCCAACCCTTGTCTGCGACGGAGTTGGCCAGAGGGCAGAGGCATCAG ACGTGGACTCCTGGGCCGCAGCGACACGGACCCCAGTGGGGAACGGTCCGCCTCAGGGAGACGGGCCTCCAGCCCCCATCAGCTCACACCCATTACCCGCAGAAAGCGCAAAAGGCTTCGGACAGGAAGGGGCTGCACGTTCGACTGGTGTCCCCTGCGGGAGCAGACACGGAGGAGGCACCCACCGACtccactccctcagagaaagAGG GCTCTCCGCGTGTCCAGAGGCATGGTGGACGCCCTCCCGAATGCCCGATTCCCACAGAGCCGTCTCGGAatcccacctcaccccacccGCAGGTAGGAGCCCACCGGGGTTCAGGCTCAGggcctctttttattttttggcaAAGATAA